Proteins from one Camelina sativa cultivar DH55 chromosome 8, Cs, whole genome shotgun sequence genomic window:
- the LOC104709169 gene encoding receptor-like kinase LIP1 — protein MIRMNCFPCFTSQKSRNAPCTNNNNNQTNEHDEPEFRPPVATTKRVEERETEQLPVKTFNFRELATATKNFRQECLLGEGGFGRVYKGTLQSTGQLVAVKQLDKHGLHGNKEFQAEVLSLAKLEHPNLVKLIGYCGDGDQRLLVFEYVSGGSLQDHLYEQKPGEKPMDWITRMKIAFGAAQGLDYLHDKVNPPVIYRDLKASNILLDAEFYPKLCDFGMHNLEPGTGDSLFLSSRVMDTYGYSAPEYTRGEDLTVKSDVYSFGVVLLELITGRRAIDTTKPNDEQNLVAWAQPIFRDPKRYPDMADPLMKKNFSERGLNQAVAITSMCLQEEPTARPLISDVTVALSFLSMSTEDGIPTTIPMSSFRDKSMSIALSRHGSCSVTPFSLPRKEEDDNSSSSSESEDEEEEEKEKEKEKESIRSMKKQEKEETTAHSDDESDSNSEKGQEKEHSQLEKPRDSSSSVSDSESDQRRSIHETNATAQSLKINYSYSSEEEDNERPSSKSSSKSNEESTFSWHDSDKDHADSSRNTSMRINSLAHDDTSRNTSMRINILAHNDSSRNTSMRMNSLAHDDDDEEEEEEKHETRLEHIHSSKSEDQSVYSDEESGGSSLHQIEAEEEEHISSDND, from the exons atgataAGGATGAATTGTTTTCCGTGTTTCACTTCACAAAAGAGCAGAAACGCTCCTtgtaccaacaacaacaacaaccagaCTAACGAACACGATGAACCCGAATTCAGACCACCTG TGGCAACGACGAAACGAGTTGAAGaacgagaaacagagcaattaCCGGTGAAAACATTCAATTTCCGGGAATTAGCGACGGCGACCAAGAATTTCCGGCAAGAATGTCTTCTAGGTGAAGGTGGGTTCGGTAGGGTTTACAAAGGAACCCTTCAATCTACTGGCCAG TTGGTAGCTGTGAAGCAGCTGGACAAGCATGGATTACATGGTAACAAAGAGTTTCAAGCTGAAGTCTTGTCATTGGCTAAACTCGAACATCCCAATCTTGTTAAGCTTATAGGATACTGTGGTGATGGCGATCAACGGCTTTTAGTCTTTGAATATGTCTCTGGAGGTTCCCTTCAAGACCATCTTTACG AACAAAAGCCAGGCGAGAAGCCAATGGATTGGATAACGAGGATGAAGATTGCGTTTGGTGCAGCACAAGGATTGGATTACTTGCACGATAAAGTGAATCCACCAGTGATATACCGAGATTTGAAAGCCTCTAACATCTTGTTAGATGCTGAGTTTTACCCTAAGCTTTGTGACTTTGGTATGCATAACCTAGAACCGGGGACAG GTGACAgcttgtttctttcttcccgGGTTATGGACACTTATGGTTATTCTGCTCCTGAGTACACTCGAGGGGAAGATCTCACTGTCAAATCAGACGTTTATAGCTTTGGAGTTGTGTTGCTTGAACTCATCACCGGTAGAAGAGCTATTGACACCACTAAGCCtaatgatgaacaaaatctaGTTGCTTGG GCACAACCGATATTTAGAGACCCAAAAAGGTACCCGGATATGGCTGATCCCCTCATGAAAAAGAATTTTTCAGAGAGAGGGTTAAATCAAGCAGTGGCAATAACATCAATGTGTCTACAAGAGGAACCAACTGCTCGTCCTTTGATAAGCGATGTAACGGTTGCTCTTAGCTTCCTTTCAATGTCTACAGAAGATGGTATTCCAACCACAATTCCAATGTCATCCTTCAGGGACAAAAGTATGTCCATTGCTTTAAGTAGACACGGTTCTTGTTCTGTAActcctttttctcttcctcGAAAAGAGGAAGACGACAACTCCAGCTCTTCATCAGaatcagaagatgaagaagaagaagaaaaagaaaaagaaaaagaaaaagaatcaataaGAAGTATGAAAaaacaagagaaggaagaaacaaCGGCACATTCAGATGATGAGTCTGATTCAAACTCTGAAAAGGGTCAAGAAAAGGAACATTCTCAGTTAGAGAAACCTAGAGACTCTAGCAGTTCCGTCTCTGACTCTGAAAGTGATCAGAGAAGATCTATTCATGAAACAAACGCAACTGCGCAGAGCTTGAAGATAAATTATAGTTACagctctgaagaagaagataacgaGAGGCCAAGCAGTAAAAGCAGCTCTAAATCAAACGAAGAAAGCACGTTTTCGTGGCATGACAGTGATAAAGATCATGCTGATTCGTCTAGGAACACAAGCATGCGAATCAATAGCCTTGCTCACGATGATACGTCGAGGAACACAAGCATGCGAATCAATATTCTTGCTCATAATGATTCGTCGAGGAACACAAGCATGCGAATGAATAGCCTTgctcatgatgatgatgatgaggaagaagaggaagagaaacatgAAACTCGGCTTGAGCACATTCATAGCTCAAAATCTGAAGACCAAAGTGTTTATTCAGATGAGGAAAGTGGTGGATCGTCTTTGCATCAGATCgaagcagaggaagaggaacaCATTTCTTCTGATAATGATTAA